The genomic stretch ACGGCGTAGGCCTTGAAACCGCTCCACTTCTCCTTAAGCACTTCCGCACAGCCGGTGAGGTGGCCGCCGGTGCCGACGCCGGTGATCATCACGTCGATCGGACTGTCTGCGAAATCGTCGAGAATCTCCTGTGCGGTCGTGCGGGCGTGGACTTTCCAGTTACTCTCGTTGTCGAATTGGCTCGGCATCCAGGCACCGTCGGTTTCGGCGACCAGCTCCTGCGCGCGTTCGATCGCGCCCTTCATGCCCTTTTCCTTCGGCGTGAGGTCGAAGGTCGCGCCATAGGCAAGCATCAGGCGGCGCCGCTCGATGCTCATGCTTTCGGGCATTACGAGGACCAGCTTGTAGCCCTTTACCGCAGCGGTCATCGCCAGGCCGATACCGGTGTTGCCGCTGGTCGGTTCCACGATGGTGCCGCCCGGCTTGAGCTTGCCGGCCTTCTCGGCATCCTCGATCATGGCGAGGCCGATGCGGTCCTTGATGGAACCGCCGGGATTGTTCCGCTCGCTCTTCACCCAAACCTCATGGTCGGGGAACAGGCGGGAGAGGCGGACGTGCGGTGTGCGCCCGATGGTGTCGAGAATGGAGTCGGCTTTCATGGCATCTGCTCCTTGAGCTTTTCTTCCGGTGTCGGTTCTAGCAATTCTTCAGGCGGGTCAAAGGTCCGGGTTGTCCGCAGAACCGGGAACAGCTTGCTCCACAGCGCCACCGTGATGATGGCACCGGCGCCTCCGCCGACAACAGCGATCACCGGGCCGAACACGAATGCGAGCGATCCGGAAAAGAAATCGCCGAATTCGTTGGAGGCGCTGATCGTCAGCAGGCTGACCGAAGATACCCGGCCACGCTTGTCGTCAGGGGTGTGCAGCTGGATCAGCGACTGGCGGATGTAGACGCTGAACATGTCCGCCGCGCCAACGATGAACAGCATGGCGAGGCTGAGCGGCATATAGGTCGACAGGCCGAAAACGATGGTCGCCACACCGAAGATTGCGACGGCCCACAGCATCTTCGGCCCGACATTGGTCTTCAGCGGGCGGAAGGAGAACAGCAGCGCGGTGAGCGCAGCCCCGACGGCGGGAGCCATGGCGAGCTGGGCAAGGCCGGTCTCGCCGACCTCTAGAATATCGCGCGCATAGACCGGGAACAGCGCAGTCGCCCCGGCCAGAAACACCGCGAACAGGTCGAGCGTGATCGCGCCGAGCACCATTTTGTTGCGTACGACATAGCGAAGCCCCTCGACCATCTGGTGGATCGGTCGCTTGTTCGCCTCGCGCGGTGGTTGCGGGACCTTGCCGATGAAGGAAATCGCAGTGATCGACACGGCGAACAGTCCGGCCGCCACAAGGTAGGGCAAGGCAGGGAGGATAGCATAGGTATAGCCGCCAATCGCGGGGCCGACGATCATGCCGACCTGCCACGCGATGCTCGACAAGGCGATGGCATTCGGGAGGATCGTCTTGGGCACGAGGTTCGGGGCCAGCGCCGACAAGGCGGGGCCGTTGAACGCGCGCACCACGCCGAGGACGATGGCGACGCCATAGAGCCAGGCGAGCGAGAGATCGCCGTGCCACGTCAGGAACGCCAGAGTTCCCGCGCATCCCAGCTGGGCCAGCATGGTCAGACGCGCGATATTGCGCCTGTCGAAATGATCGGCGGCCCAGCCCGAAAACGGCGTAAGCACGAAAAGCGGGAGAAATTGCAGCAGGCCGATCAGCGCAAGCTGGCCGGAGGACTCCGCCACGCTCAACCCGCCGTCGCGCGCGATATTATAGGTCTGCCATCCGATGATCAGCATCATCGCATATTGCGCCAGCGTCATGCTCAGGCGCGACAGCCAGTAAGCGCGGAAATTCGCGATCCGGAAGGGCGAGCTATCGGGGGTTATTGCTTGGTCGTTCTGGCTCACACCAGACGCATGGCAGGCGCGCCTCCCATTGGGAAGACGCGCCTGCTTTCCGTGTGAGAATCAGATCTTGGCGATTAGCGCAGCTTGCGCAGGCGCGGGTTCGGCTGAAGCTCGTCGATCAGGGCGAGGAAATCGTCCACCCGGATGATCCGCTCGAACTGGAAGCCGGCGCGATTGTCGCGAGTCCAGATCACGTAGGATTCGATCCGTCCGATTACCGGCAGGCGAATGATGACCCGCTCGCCGCGGCTGAGCCCGTCGGCATTGTCGACCATAAAGCCGTTTGCCGAGATATTGGCGATGTGGAGGCGCAGGTCACCCTTGCCGAAATGTTCGGCAATGACGGGGTGATCGACCGGATGGCGTGCCATGCGCCGCTGGTCGGTTACGCTCAATTGTGCTCCGGCACTCATCTGTTGCGATCCCTCCGAAATATTGATCGCAGATCCCATACCCCGGCAAAGGCTGATATTTGGTAAACCTGCGCGAAGGTATTGGCACTCGCAAGGCGACGACCGCCAAGTTCAGCGGCGCAAAATCGCGTGTTTCTTCTTGCCCAGGCTGAGCTTGATCTCCGTATCGGGCGCCACATTCACAAGGAAACCGGGGTCGCCGACCACCTCGCCGTCCAGCTTGACTGCGCCTTCCGCCAGCTTGCGCTTCGCCTCGCCATTGGAGGCCGTGAAGCCGAGCGCGGTGAGCGCGGCACCGATCCGCATGCCGTCGCTCCCAACCGAAAGCGAGGGCAGTTCTTCCCCCGAGCCGCCGCCCGCGAAGGTGTCGCTGGCCGTCTGCGCGGCGGCATTTGCGGCCTCGCGCCCGCGCACCAGTGCGGTGACCTCGGTGGCCAGCATCGTCTTCGCCTGATTGATCTCGGCACCTTCCAGCGCTTCAAGTCTGGCGATCTCATCCAGCGGAAGATCGGTGAACAGCCGTAGAAAGCGCCCGACATCGCGGTCATCGACATTGCGCCAGAACTGCCAGAAGTCGTAGCTTGGTAGCTGGTTCTCGTTGAGCCAGACGGCACCCGCCGCGGTCTTCCCCATCTTCGATCCGTCGGCGGTGGTGAGCAGCGGCGTCGTC from Qipengyuania profundimaris encodes the following:
- the cysK gene encoding cysteine synthase A yields the protein MKADSILDTIGRTPHVRLSRLFPDHEVWVKSERNNPGGSIKDRIGLAMIEDAEKAGKLKPGGTIVEPTSGNTGIGLAMTAAVKGYKLVLVMPESMSIERRRLMLAYGATFDLTPKEKGMKGAIERAQELVAETDGAWMPSQFDNESNWKVHARTTAQEILDDFADSPIDVMITGVGTGGHLTGCAEVLKEKWSGFKAYAVEPAQSPVISGGQPGPHPIQGIGAGFVPDNLHTQSIDGSIQVDAEAAKEMARQCAAKEGMLVGISSGATLAAIAKKLPDLPAGTRVMGFNYDTGERYLSVPDFLPE
- a CDS encoding PilZ domain-containing protein, translated to MSAGAQLSVTDQRRMARHPVDHPVIAEHFGKGDLRLHIANISANGFMVDNADGLSRGERVIIRLPVIGRIESYVIWTRDNRAGFQFERIIRVDDFLALIDELQPNPRLRKLR
- a CDS encoding MFS transporter; the protein is MSQNDQAITPDSSPFRIANFRAYWLSRLSMTLAQYAMMLIIGWQTYNIARDGGLSVAESSGQLALIGLLQFLPLFVLTPFSGWAADHFDRRNIARLTMLAQLGCAGTLAFLTWHGDLSLAWLYGVAIVLGVVRAFNGPALSALAPNLVPKTILPNAIALSSIAWQVGMIVGPAIGGYTYAILPALPYLVAAGLFAVSITAISFIGKVPQPPREANKRPIHQMVEGLRYVVRNKMVLGAITLDLFAVFLAGATALFPVYARDILEVGETGLAQLAMAPAVGAALTALLFSFRPLKTNVGPKMLWAVAIFGVATIVFGLSTYMPLSLAMLFIVGAADMFSVYIRQSLIQLHTPDDKRGRVSSVSLLTISASNEFGDFFSGSLAFVFGPVIAVVGGGAGAIITVALWSKLFPVLRTTRTFDPPEELLEPTPEEKLKEQMP